A single region of the Lotus japonicus ecotype B-129 chromosome 4, LjGifu_v1.2 genome encodes:
- the LOC130710526 gene encoding protein NRT1/ PTR FAMILY 1.2-like, producing MEMSMEQSTATEQVTRKKGGYRTMPFIIANETFEKVANVGLHVNMVLYLLNEYHLDPSTAAIVIFLWNALSNFIPIFGAFLSDAWLGRFHVIAWGTVIDLIGLIVLWLTAIIRNARPPDCHGESCAGPTGGQLLFLFSSLALMSFGAGGIRPCSFAFAADQINNPENPQNERIMKSFFNWYYVSVGLSVVVAVVFIVYIQVKAGWIVGFGIPVGLMLFSSIMFFLGSFMYVKMKPNKSLLTGFAQVIAAAWKKRHLTLPPKNSDMWYFQSGSSLVQPTDKARYLNKACIIKNREKDLDIHGMAIDPWCLCTVRQVEELKAVIKVLPIWSTGIIIAMSISQHAFSVVQAGTMDRVVRNFEIPATSFGAFAILTLTIWVAIYDRVIVPLLSKYTKRGLTVKQRLGIGLVLSILALAVAALVERKRRNEAMREGFMNNPKGVVNMSAMWLVPQYCLTGLAEAFNAIGQIEFYYSQFPKTMSSIAIALFTLGMGVGNLLASLIVKVVKDGTGRRGKNSWLSSNINLGHYDYYYAFLSLLCFLNLFYFFLCSWAYGSTQDIKVWDEEVDTKLEPEKETETE from the exons ATGGAGATGTCAATGGAGCAAAGCACAGCCACTGAACAAGTTACAAGGAAAAAGGGTGGTTACAGAACCATGCCCTTTATCATAG CAAACGAGACCTTTGAAAAGGTTGCAAATGTAGGGCTCCATGTAAATATGGTCTTGTACCTACTAAACGAGTATCATTTAGACCCTTCAACTGCAGCTATAGTAATATTCCTGTGGAATGCCCTGTCCAATTTCATCCCCATCTTTGGTGCTTTTCTTTCTGATGCTTGGCTTGGACGATTTCATGTTATAGCATGGGGAACAGTCATAGACCTCATA GGATTAATTGTGTTGTGGTTGACTGCAATCATTAGGAATGCAAGGCCTCCAGATTGTCATGGTGAATCTTGTGCAGGTCCAACAGGAGGGCAACTCCTGTTTCTTTTCTCTTCCCTTGCTCTCATGTCTTTTGGAGCAGGTGGCATTAGGCCATGTTCCTTTGCCTTTGCTGCTGATCAAATCAACAACCCTGAAAACCCACAAAATGAGAGGATCATGAAGAGCTTCTTCAACTGGTACTATGTTTCGGTTGGCCTTTCAGTGGTGGTTGCTGTGGTTTTCATAGTTTACATTCAAGTTAAAGCAGGATGGATTGTGGGTTTTGGCATTCCTGTAGGGCTTATGTTGTTTTCTTCTATCATGTTCTTCTTGGGTTCTTTTATGTATGTGAAAATGAAACCAAACAAGAGCTTGCTCACTGGCTTTGCACAAGTAATTGCTGCAGCCTGGAAAAAGAGACACTTGACCTTGCCTCCAAAGAACTCAGATATGTGGTATTTCCAAAGTGGCTCTAGTCTTGTTCAACCAACGGACAAAGCAAG GTATTTGAACAAGGCTTGCATAATCAAGAACAGAGAGAAAGATTTAGACATTCATGGGATGGCGATTGATCCATGGTGTCTGTGCACAGTAAGACAAGTAGAGGAGTTGAAAGCAGTAATAAAGGTCCTTCCCATTTGGTCCACTGGCATCATAATTGCTATGAGCATAAGCCAACATGCTTTTTCTGTGGTCCAAGCTGGCACCATGGACAGGGTTGTGCGCAATTTTGAGATCCCAGCAACCAGCTTCGGTGCATTTGCAATCCTCACTTTAACCATATGGGTAGCTATCTATGATAGAGTTATAGTTCCCTTGTTATCAAAGTACACCAAAAGAGGACTCACCGTTAAGCAAAGACTGGGAATTGGACTAGTTctatcaattttagccttagcAGTAGCAGCATTGgtagagagaaaaagaagaaatgaaGCCATGAGAGAAGGGTTTATGAACAATCCCAAAGGAGTGGTGAACATGTCTGCAATGTGGCTAGTTCCACAgtattgcttgactggtttagCTGAGGCTTTCAATGCCATTGGACAAATTGAATTCTATTACTCTCAGTTTCCTAAAACCATGTCTAGCATTGCTATTGCACTTTTCACCCTTGGCATGGGGGTAGGGAACTTGTTGGCTAGTCTTATAGTTAAGGTTGTCAAAGATGGGACAGGGAGAAGAGGCAAAAACAGTTGGTTGTCATCAAATATCAACCTAGGGCACTATGATTACTACTATGCATTCCTTTCCCTTCTATGTTTTCTTAATTTGTTCTACTTCTTCCTATGTAGTTGGGCTTATGGGAGTACTCAAGATATAAAAGTTTGGGATGAAGAGGTTGACACTAAATTAGAGCCTGAGAAAGAGACAGAAACAGAATGA
- the LOC130710527 gene encoding transcription factor bHLH68-like isoform X2, protein MNRSVLQSSPVQQMMAGNPNNLWNFNTMHSPSQQPSPNFFSNSSNNFLTPHHAPPSSFPFPPWHDNQELPESWSQLLMSGLMSEEDKAGMCQMLISQASNTSLVDVKQESSANSYVFGHGNEEFQAANPTWSQLGSGSSSSSKSSGTSFSSSVLDFSNNKTDARPLASDPSSECNSTGAGGAFKKARVQPSTTQSTFKVRKEKLGDRITALHQLVSPFGKTDTASVLLEAIGYIRFLQSQIEALSLPYLGSGSGNMRHQQSVQGDQRNCIFPEDPGQLLNENCLKRKAAGDQDSQEEQKKDLRSRGLCLVPVSCTLQVGSDNGADYWAPAFGGGFR, encoded by the exons aTGAATAGAAGTGTCTTGCAAAGCTCCCCGGTGCAACAAATGATGGCTGGGAACCCTAACAACTTGTGGAACTTCAACACCATGCACTCTCCTTCTCAACAACCTTCTCCTAATTTCTTTTCCAATTCTTCTAATAACTTCCTAACCCCACATCATGCCCCtccttcttcttttccttttcctccttGGCATGACAATCAAGAGCTTCCTGAGTCATGGAGCCAATTACTCAT GAGTGGACTTATGTCTGAAGAAGACAAGGCTGGCATGTGCCAAATGCTAATAAGTCAGGCTTCAAATACTTCTCTTGTTGATGTTAAGCAAGAAAGCTCAGCAAATAGCTATGTTTTTGGACATGGTAATGAAGAATTTCAGGCAGCAAACCCCACCTGGTCTCAACTAGGatctggttcttcttcttcttccaaatctAGTGGTACAAGTTTCAGCAGCAGTGTGTTGGATTTCTCTAACAATAAGACAGATGCAAGGCCTCTTGCATCAGAtccatcttctgag TGCAATAGCACTGGAGCTGGTGGGGCATTCAAGAAAGCTAGGGTTCAACCATCTACAACTCAATCTACCTTCAAG GTTAGGAAGGAGAAGTTAGGTGACAGAATTACAGCCCTTCATCAACTCGTTTCCCCATTTGGGAAG ACTGACACAGCCTCTGTCTTATTAGAGGCTATTGGTTACATCAGATTCCTTCAGAGTCAAATTGAG gCTCTTAGCTTGCCATACTTGGGGAGTGGATCAGGGAACATGAGGCATCAACAATCT GTTCAAGGAGATCAGAGGAATTGTATATTCCCTGAAGACCCTGGTCAG CTGCTGAATGAAAACTGTTTGAAGAGGAAAGCAGCTGGTGATCAG GATTCACAAGAAGAACAAAAGAAGGATCTGAGGAGTAGAGGGTTGTGTCTGGTTCCAGTTTCATGCACACTCCAAGTTGGAAGTGACAATGGAGCTGATTATTGGGCTCCTGCTTTTGGAGGGGGATTTCGTTAA
- the LOC130715054 gene encoding NADPH:adrenodoxin oxidoreductase, mitochondrial — MTILHARRLLCRSFSSISGNPLRVCVVGSGPAGFYTAEKMLKAHQQARVDIIDRLPTPFGLVRSGVAPDHPDTKIVANQFSRVAQQERCSFFGNVTLGSSISLSELRELYHVVVLAYGAESDRSLGVPGENLKGILSAREFVWWYNGHPDGRNLNPDLKSSDTAVVLGQGNVALDVARILLRPSTELATTDIAGHALATLEESSIRVVYLVGRRGPSQAACTAKELREVLGIHNLNIFIQESDLHLTPSDEEELKSSRIQRRVYELLSKAATSRPKQAGLNQRELHFVFFRKPDSFQESEERAGHVSGVHFEKTVLKGAGPGKQIAIGTGEFEDTKCGMALKSIGYKSVPVDGLPFDHRKGIVPNDRGRVLSDTLDPTALEEGLYVCGWLKRGPTGIIATNLYCAEETVSSISEDIERGLLISSMSSPKPGRDGLLQLLHDRNVRVVSFGDWEKIDSEERRLGSSRNKPREKLATWNELLKATSE; from the exons ATGACGATTTTGCACGCAAGAAGGTTGCTCTGTAGAAGCTTCTCGAGCATTTCTGGAAACCCTTTGCGGGTGTGTGTTGTTGGAAGCGGCCCTGCTGGTTTCTACACTGCTGAGAAGATGTTGAAGGCGCACCAACAAGCACGAGTTGATATCATTGACAGGTTGCCTACGCCTTTTGGATTGGTCCGCTCCGGTGTCGCACCCGATCACCCTGATACTAAG ATTGTCGCCAACCAATTCTCAAGGGTGGCGCAACAGGAACGATGCTCGTTTTTTGGAAATGTGACCCTTGGATCCAGCATCTCTCTCTCTGAATTGCGCGAGCTGTATCATGTG GTTGTCCTCGCATATGGTGCTGAAAGTGATAGAAGTCTTGGTGTTCCAGGCGAA AACTTGAAAGGGATACTATCAGCTAGAGAGTTTGTTTGGTGGTATAATGGGCACCCAGATGGACGAAATCTTAATCCAGACCTGAAGAGCTCTGATACAGCTGTAGTTCTTGGTCAG GGAAATGTTGCACTAGATGTCGCACGTATTCTTTTACGACCTAGTACTGAGTTAGCAACAACAGATATTGCTGGTCATGCTTTGGCTACCTTAGAGGAGAGCTCTATCAG GGTAGTTTATTTGGTTGGAAGACGTGGTCCATCCCAAGCGGCTTGTACTGCAAAAGAATTACGTGAAGTTCTTG GCATTCATAACCTTAATATTTTCATACAGGAATCTGATTTACATTTGACCCCGTCCGATGAG GAAGAACTTAAGAGTAGCCGAATACAGAGAAGAGTTTATGAGTTGCTATCTAAGGCAGCTACTTCGAGACCCAAACAAGCTGGTTTGAACCAACGTGAGCTCCATTTTGTCTTCTTCCGAAAGCCAGATAGTTTTCAAGAGTCAGAAGAGAGAGCTGGCCATGTTTCTGGAGTGCACTTTGAGAAGACAGTTCTAAAAG GTGCTGGCCCTGGAAAACAGATTGCCATTGGTACTGGAGAGTTTGAAGATACAAAATGCGG GATGGCACTTAAGAGTATTGGTTACAAATCAGTCCCAGTTGATGGCTTACCTTTTGATCATAGGAAAG GTATAGTTCCAAATGATAGAGGTCGAGTGTTGAGTGACACTTTAGATCCTACAGCACTTGAAGAAGGCTTGTATGTATGTGGTTGGTTGAAGAGAGGACCAACAGGGATTATTGCCACAAACCTGTATTGTGCTGAAGAAACT GTTTCGAGCATATCAGAAGACATTGAAAGAGGACTTTTGATTTCATCAATGTCCTCGCCAAAACCTGGTAGGGACGGTCTTCTCCAGCTTCTGCATGATAGAAATGTCAGAGTAGTCTCATTTGGTGATTGGGAAAAGATTGACTCTGAAGAAAGGAGGCTTGGAAGTTCAAGGAACAAGCCTAGGGAAAAACTGGCCACCTGGAATGAACTACTGAAAGCAACCTCAGAATGA
- the LOC130712021 gene encoding cyclin-dependent kinase F-1-like — MERRPKSWSIHTRTEITAKYQVMDRIGSGAYADVYHGRRLSDYLTVALKEIHDYQSAFREIEALQMLQGFPNVVVLHEYFWQEDEDAVLVLEFLRTDLATVIADAAKHGGLPVGEIKQWMVQILCGLDACHRNSIVHRDLKPSNLLISETGVLKLADFGQARILTEHGFDASEMNQQPFEHDAANHESSLQNQPEGFPQTDSLGQAGYGNQEEGTISHEEHYRVLDEVEAKSSADDFDKDTDIHDGNTSCRATCTTNDMDNDPLETSFSYEAMEEEGKELGCLTSCVGTRWFRAPELLYGSTNYGFEIDLWSLGCIFAELLTLKPLFPGTADIDQLSRIINVLGNLDEKAWPGCSKLPDYAIISFSKVENPPGVEACLPDRSPDEVSLIKKLVCYDPARRATAMELLHDKYFSEEPLPVAVSELRVPLTRKGQDEDSLGGYDYNDMGSDSDFDDFGPMNVTKTGTGFSIQFP; from the exons ATGGAGCGTCGACCCAAGAGCTGGAGCATCCATACCCGAACCGAGATCACCGCCAAGTACCAAGTCATGGACCGGATCGGCTCCGGAGCTTACGCCGACGTCTACCACGGCCGCCGTCTCTCCGACTACCTCACGGTGGCTCTCAAGGAGATTCACGACTACCAGTCCGCCTTCCGAGAAATCGAGGCTCTCCAGATGCTCCAAGGCTTCCCAAACGTCGTCGTCTTGCACGAGTACTTCTGGCAAGAAGACGAGGACGCCGTCCTCGTCCTCGAGTTCCTCCGTACTGACCTCGCCACCGTCATCGCCGACGCCGCCAAACATGGAGGTCTCCCCGTCGGCGAGATCAAACAGTGGATGGTCCAGATTCTCTGTGGCCTCGATGCTTGTCACCGGAACTCGATCGTTCATCGTGACTTGAAGCCTTCTAATCTCTTGATTTCTGAAACTGGTGTCCTCAAATTGGCAGATTTTGGACAA GCAAGGATACTTACAGAACATGGATTTGATGCTTCAGAGATGAACCAACAACCATTTGAACATGATGCAGCTAATCATGAAAGTTCACTTCAAAATCAACCTGAAGGTTTTCCTCAGACAGACAGCTTAGGCCAAGCTGGATATGGAAATCAAGAGGAGGGAACCATTTCTCATGAAGAGCATTATAGAGTTTTAGATGAGGTGGAAGCGAAGAGCTCTGCGGATGACTTTGATAAGGATACAGACATTCATGATGGGAATACCTCTTGTCGTGCGACGTGCACGACGAATGACATGGATAACGATCCTCTAGAGACTTCTTTTAGTTATGAAGCAATGGAGGAGGAAGGTAAAGAGCTCGGGTGTCTGACATCGTGTGTTGGAACTCGTTGGTTCAGGGCGCCTGAGTTGCTTTATGGATCGACAAATTACGGTTTCGAGATTGATCTCTGGTCCTTGGGGTGTATATTTGCAGAGCTTTTGACTCTGAAGCCATTGTTTCCTGGAACTGCTGACATTGATCAGCTCAGCAGGATTATTAATGTTTTGGGCAACCTTGATGAGAAAGCTTGGCCTGGTTGTTCGAAACTTCCTGATTATGCAATAATCTCGTTTAGCAAAGTAGAAAACCCTCCTGGTGTTGAAGCCTGCCTCCCCGACCGCTCCCCCGATGAAGTGTCTTTGATAAAAAAACTGGTTTGTTATGATCCAGCCAGGAGAGCTACAGCAATGGAACTCCTCCATGACAAGTACTTCAGTGAAGAACCTCTTCCTGTTGCTGTTTCTGAGCTTCGAGTTCCTTTAACTAGGAAAGGACAGGACGAGGATTCGCTTGGTGGATATGATTACAATGACAtgggttctgattctgattttgATGACTTTGGCCCTATGAATGTCACCAAAACTGGTACTGGTTTCTCCATACAGTTCCCTTGA
- the LOC130710527 gene encoding transcription factor bHLH68-like isoform X1, translated as MNRSVLQSSPVQQMMAGNPNNLWNFNTMHSPSQQPSPNFFSNSSNNFLTPHHAPPSSFPFPPWHDNQELPESWSQLLMSGLMSEEDKAGMCQMLISQASNTSLVDVKQESSANSYVFGHGNEEFQAANPTWSQLGSGSSSSSKSSGTSFSSSVLDFSNNKTDARPLASDPSSECNSTGAGGAFKKARVQPSTTQSTFKVRKEKLGDRITALHQLVSPFGKTDTASVLLEAIGYIRFLQSQIEALSLPYLGSGSGNMRHQQSVQGDQRNCIFPEDPGQLLNENCLKRKAAGDQVNMHDSQEEQKKDLRSRGLCLVPVSCTLQVGSDNGADYWAPAFGGGFR; from the exons aTGAATAGAAGTGTCTTGCAAAGCTCCCCGGTGCAACAAATGATGGCTGGGAACCCTAACAACTTGTGGAACTTCAACACCATGCACTCTCCTTCTCAACAACCTTCTCCTAATTTCTTTTCCAATTCTTCTAATAACTTCCTAACCCCACATCATGCCCCtccttcttcttttccttttcctccttGGCATGACAATCAAGAGCTTCCTGAGTCATGGAGCCAATTACTCAT GAGTGGACTTATGTCTGAAGAAGACAAGGCTGGCATGTGCCAAATGCTAATAAGTCAGGCTTCAAATACTTCTCTTGTTGATGTTAAGCAAGAAAGCTCAGCAAATAGCTATGTTTTTGGACATGGTAATGAAGAATTTCAGGCAGCAAACCCCACCTGGTCTCAACTAGGatctggttcttcttcttcttccaaatctAGTGGTACAAGTTTCAGCAGCAGTGTGTTGGATTTCTCTAACAATAAGACAGATGCAAGGCCTCTTGCATCAGAtccatcttctgag TGCAATAGCACTGGAGCTGGTGGGGCATTCAAGAAAGCTAGGGTTCAACCATCTACAACTCAATCTACCTTCAAG GTTAGGAAGGAGAAGTTAGGTGACAGAATTACAGCCCTTCATCAACTCGTTTCCCCATTTGGGAAG ACTGACACAGCCTCTGTCTTATTAGAGGCTATTGGTTACATCAGATTCCTTCAGAGTCAAATTGAG gCTCTTAGCTTGCCATACTTGGGGAGTGGATCAGGGAACATGAGGCATCAACAATCT GTTCAAGGAGATCAGAGGAATTGTATATTCCCTGAAGACCCTGGTCAG CTGCTGAATGAAAACTGTTTGAAGAGGAAAGCAGCTGGTGATCAGGTAAATATGCAT GATTCACAAGAAGAACAAAAGAAGGATCTGAGGAGTAGAGGGTTGTGTCTGGTTCCAGTTTCATGCACACTCCAAGTTGGAAGTGACAATGGAGCTGATTATTGGGCTCCTGCTTTTGGAGGGGGATTTCGTTAA
- the LOC130710525 gene encoding putative E3 ubiquitin-protein ligase LIN-1 yields the protein MATVTVTTRSQILCYTASFISGVLSQPELRRRLIATLLNLTPITNQLTLKHLNLAADSLERAISLSTPALRSSSLSLAEKLLLPLPEYPVSSFLLSLIRSLSNRPDESATSLLRIFHSSPSLARSEIAPSLYERLFSLHLLPVFWRFDQLRSQILSHDDTGDYSDSDYSSAVLPSAKLLSKMSGDQASKVRELEGEYSEVLDENCRILAEYFKEVLVNRDGDATSISPPLLILKSAAEDGGREKENRKEQIPTEPPPVLQNGRYNPMWSERDASTEFLSSSSSGRSSHSPLYPQRVSPRIPKPPKPSKHWTSPVYLNSPAETVFTLDENLLCSTSDSEAENEEKDKNMALLKPRRSQSQEQMQTVFKESRGSPDSPMADYDNPPPHGNGKQPPPKDFVCPITSNIFDDPVTLETGQTFERKAIEEWFNRGNITCPITRQKLQNTQLPKTNYVLKRLIASWKERNPNSVPPPCESSCEDSADAETVVKTTTMPSTSPNSVITQATVDGMINELRYAINNLYMSEILEESEKAVLQIEKLWRGVNLGVDIHSMLSKPPIINGFVEILFNSVEPQVLQAAVFLLAEMGSRDNAVIQTLTRVDTDVEGIVALFKKGLTEAVVLLYLLNPSDVSLTEMNMVESLISVFSEKEEDLVKMCLKPKTAAVLLLAHITGSSEEIIASSAVKTLFSEKAIGTIVGSLGAEWGEERIAAVEILLRCMQEDGTCRNTIADKVELSPILESFISANDGERFKIVTFFSELVKLNRRTFIEQILHIIKEEGLFSTMHILLIHLQTALQDQCPVMAGLLLQLDLLDEPRKMSIYREEAIDTLISCLRNTDFPATQLAAAETIMSLQGMFSFSGKPLIREVLLKRADTRKSSRSSVPVDQMSTLFPEIEITPEEEKAANDWERKIAFVLVSHELGIVFEALADGMKSRNPQLRSACFTSAAWLVYMLTILPDTGIHGAARVCLLKLFLSKLNSAKDVEDRILSMLALNSFLHFSDGLRDISSYNNDILKGLRELKRSSPLASEMLKVLVKENESTSDIWIHKELIQVECRENGGVLSVICFKDKVFSGHADGSIKVWKLKDNLFHLLQEIQEHTKAVTNLVISESGDRLYSGSLDRTTKIWSIGKTAIHCAQVHDMKDQIHKLVVTNSIACFISQGAGVKVQPLNGESKLLNSNKYVKCLTHANGKLYCGCHDSSVQEIHLATGTVSSIQSGSKKLLGKAYPIHALQIHGELIYAAGSSLDGSAVKIWNNSNYSLVGSLQTGSEVRAMAVSSELIYLGCKGGAVEIWDKKKHSRVDTLQVGTNCKVNCMALDSIEEILVIGTSDGQIQAWGMN from the exons ATGGCCACCGTAACCGTCACCACTCGCTCTCAAATCCTCTGCTACACCGCCTCATTCATCTCCGGCGTTCTCTCTCAACCCGAACTCCGCCGCCGCCTCATCGCCACCCTTCTCAACCTCACTCCGATCACCAACCAACTCACACTCAAACACCTCAACCTCGCAGCAGACTCTCTCGAACGCGCCATCTCCCTCTCCACCCCGGCTCTCCGCTCCTCTTCCCTCTCCCTCGCCGAGAAGCTTCTCCTCCCTCTCCCTGAATACCCtgtctcctccttcctcctctcTCTAATCCGCTCCCTCTCCAACCGCCCCGACGAATCTGCAACCAGCCTCCTCCGAATCTTCCACTCTAGCCCTTCCCTCGCCCGGTCGGAAATCGCGCCTTCTCTCTACGAACGCCTCTTCTCCCTCCACCTCCTCCCTGTTTTCTGGCGATTTGATCAACTGAGATCGCAAATTTTGTCCCACGACGACACCGGTGATTACTCCGATTCCGATTACTCCTCCGCGGTCCTACCTTCCGCGAAACTGCTTTCGAAGATGAGCGGGGATCAAGCCTCGAAGGTGAGAGAGCTGGAGGGAGAGTACTCTGAGGTTCTGGATGAGAATTGCAGAATTCTTGCGGAGTATTTCAAAGAGGTTTTGGTGAATAGAGACGGAGACGCCACGTCAATTAGTCCGCCATTGTTGATACTGAAGAGCGCCGCAGAAGATGGCGGCAGGGAGAAGGAGAACAGAAAGGAGCAAATACCGACGGAGCCGCCGCCTGTGTTGCAGAATGGACGGTATAAT CCAATGTGGTCTGAAAgggatgcatctactgaatttTTGAGCAGCAGTTCTAGTGGTAGATCCTCCCATTCACCATTATATCCTCAAAGAGTCTCTCCCAGAATCCCCAAACCCCCAAAACCTTCAAAACATTGGACATCACCAGTCTATTTAAACTCACCCGCCGAAACTGTATTCACTCTAGATGAGAATTTACTTTGTTCCACATCAGATTCTGAAGCAGAAAATGAG GAAAAGGACAAAAACATGGCATTGTTGAAGCCTCGACGAAGCCAATCCCAGGAACAAATGCAAACCGTCTTCAAAGAATCCAGAGG TTCCCCAGATTCTCCAATGGCAGACTACGACAACCCGCCGCCGCATGGAAATGGAAAGCAACCACCTCCCAAAGATTTTGTGTGTCCAATCACTAGTAACATATTTGATGATCCGGTGACTCTTGAGACTGGTCAGACATTTGAACGCAAAGCTATTGAGGAATGGTTCAATAGAGGAAACATAACTTGTCCTATCACTCGCCAGAAGCTGCAAAATACTCAGCTACCAAAGACAAATTATGTGCTCAAAAGACTAATTGCAAGCTGGAAAGAACGCAACCCGAATTCTGTCCCTCCACCATGTGAGAGTTCATGTGAAGATAGTGCAGATGCAGAGACAGTGGTGAAGACAACAACAATGCCTTCAACTTCTCCTAATAGTGTTATAACACAAGCTACAGTTGATGGGATGATCAATGAGTTACGCTATGCAATCAATAACCTGTATATGTCAGAGATTCTTGAGGAATCTGAAAAGGCTGTGCTTCAAATTGAGAAGCTGTGGAGAGGAGTGAATCTGGGAGTGGATATCCATAGCATGCTCTCAAAGCCTCCTATAATTAATGGTTTTGTTGAGATCCTTTTCAATTCTGTGGAGCCCCAGGTGCTTCAAGCAGCAGTTTTCCTTCTGGCTGAGATGGGGTCTAGAGACAATGCTGTGATTCAGACTCTCACACGTGTGGACACTGATGTGGAAGGTATCGTGGCTCTTTTTAAGAAAGGGTTGACAGAGGCTGTTGTGCTGTTGTATCTCCTAAACCCTTCTGATGTGAGTCTTACAGAGATGAACATGGTGGAGTCTCTCATATCAGTTTTCAGTGAGAAAGAGGAAGACTTAGTTAAGATGTGTTTGAAGCCGAAAACAGCTGCAGTGCTTTTACTGGCACATATTACTGGAAGCAGTGAGGAGATTATTGCATCTTCTGCTGTCAAGACTTTGTTCTCTGAAAAAGCAATTGGAACTATTGTGGGAAGTTTGGGAGCTGAGTGGGGAGAGGAGAGGATTGCTGCAGTGGAGATCTTATTGAGATGTATGCAAGAGGATGGGACTTGCAGGAACACCATTGCTGATAAAGTAGAGCTGTCTCCTATTTTGGAAAGCTTCATTAGTGCCAATGATGGAGAGCGTTTTAAGATTGTTACATTTTTCTCTGAGTTAGTCAAATTAAATAG GAGAACATTCATTGAACAAATCCTCCACATTATAAAGGAAGAAGGACTTTTTAGTACAATGCATATTCTCCTTATTCATTTGCAGACAGCCCTTCAAGATCAATGTCCAGTCATGGCTGGCCTCTTACTCCAACTGGATCTTCTG GATGAACCAAGAAAGATGAGCATATATCGTGAAGAGGCGATAGATACTCTTATTTCATGCCTGAGAAACACAGATTTCCCTGCTACCCAATTAGCAGCTGCAGAGACAATCATGTCACTGCAAGGGATGTTTAGCTTCTCTGGAAAACCTCTTATCAGAGAAGTCCTTCTTAAACGAGCAGACACTCGCAAAAGTTCCAGAAGTTCTGTACCTGTGGATCAGATGAGCACCTTGTTCCCAGAGATTGAAATTACTCCA GAAGAAGAGAAGGCAGCTAATGATTGGGAAAGAAAAATTGCCTTTGTCCTAGTTAGTCACGAATTGGGCATAGTTTTCGAAGCTTTAGCAGATGGCATGAAGAGCCGAAATCCACAACTACGTTCAGCATGCTTTACTTCAGCTGCGTGGCTTGTATACATGTTGACCATTCTACCAGATACAGGAATACATGGAGCAGCGCGAGTCTGCTTGTTGAAGCTGTTCTTAAGTAAATTAAATTCTGCTAAGGATGTAGAAGACAGAATCCTTTCTATGCTTGCTCTCAATAGCTTTCTTCATTTCTCTG ATGGCTTACGTGATATAAGTTCCTACAATAACGATATCTTAAAAGGTTTGCGAGAGCTAAAGAGATCGTCTCCCTTGGCATCTGAAATGCTAAAAGTTTTGGTCAAAGAGAATGAGTCCACATCA GACATTTGGATACATAAAGAGCTAATCCAAGTAGAATGCAGAGAGAATGGAGGAGTGTTGTCTGTCATCTGCTTTAAGGATAAAGTATTTTCAGGTCATGCAGATGGCAGTATTAAG GTCTGGAAATTAAAGGATAACTTATTCCATCTATTGCAAGAGATCCAAGAACACACTAAAGCTGTGACAAACTTGGTGATTTCAGAATCTGGGGACAGACTATACAGCGGTTCACTTGACCGAACTACTAAG ATCTGGTCTATTGGAAAGACAGCAATACACTGTGCACAGGTTCATGATATGAAGGACCAGATTCATAAATTAGTTGTAACCAATAGCATAGCATGTTTCATCTCGCAGGGGGCTGGTGTCAAG GTTCAGCCATTGAATGGAGAATCAAAGTTGTTAAATTCTAATAAATATGTGAAATGCTTGACTCATGCTAATGGGAAATTATACTGTGGATGCCACGACAGTAGTGTCCAG GAGATACATTTGGCCACTGGAACAGTTAGTAGTATTCAAAGTGGTTCTAAAAAATTGCTTGGGAAAGCATATCCTATTCATGCACTTCAAATTCATGGTGAACTTATATATGCAGCTGGCTCTTCCTTGGATGGATCTGCTGTAAAG ATATGGAACAATTCCAATTACAGTTTGGTTGGATCACTGCAAACTGGATCTGAAGTGCGGGCTATGGCAGTGAGTTCAGAATTAATTTATTTGGGGTGCAAGGGAGGTGCTGTAGAAATTTGGGATAAGAAGAAACATAGTAGAGTTGACACATTACAAGTGGGTACGAATTGTAAGGTTAATTGCATGGCTCTAGACAGCATTGAAGAAATTTTGGTGATTGGAACTTCAGATGGCCAAATTCAG GCTTGGGGAATGAATTAA